In one Umezawaea sp. Da 62-37 genomic region, the following are encoded:
- a CDS encoding RecQ family ATP-dependent DNA helicase, protein MDELSLRELADERLRALAGPEAVLRDDQWTAIHALVAERRRALVVQRTGWGKSAVYFIATALLRGLGEGPTVIVSPLLALMRNQVEAAARAGVHAMTINSANTDEWEHVQEAVTAGDVDVLLVSPERLNNPDFRDNVLPSLTASAGLLVVDEAHCISDWGHDFRPDYRRLRTLLTELPTGVPVLATTATANDRVVRDVAEQLGLGSGSDALVLRGPLDRESLRLAAVRLPTAEARLGWLGERLAKLPGSGIIYTLTVAAADDVAAFLRERGYEVAAYSGRTDPAERQRSEEDLLANRVKALVATSALGMGFDKPDLGFVVHLGAPPSPIAYYQQIGRAGRGVERADVLLLPGPEDKDIWAYFASMAFPPERVVRQVLGALADAGRVLSTAALEPMVELSRNRLEVVLKVLDVDGAVKRVRGGWESTGREWSYDAERYDRIGEARQVEQQAMLDYLSTSGCRMEFLLRQLDDPSASPCGRCDNCTGERPSAEVSSGAATVARERLMRPGVDVAPRKLWPSGMAALGVPLSGKIAVGESADAGRALGRLTDIGWGNRLRALFAEDDQPIPDDVFQACVKVLGSWDWAERPVGVVTVGSRGRPALVGSFGARISEIGRLPLLGQVWVGGATQRANSAQRLSGLWNGVQAPDLSGVDGPVLLIDDRIDTGWTMTVAARALRKAGAGAVLPFALAVTA, encoded by the coding sequence ATGGACGAACTCTCCCTCCGGGAGCTGGCCGACGAGCGACTGCGGGCCCTCGCGGGCCCGGAAGCCGTGCTGCGCGACGACCAGTGGACCGCGATCCACGCGCTGGTCGCGGAACGCAGGCGTGCGCTGGTGGTGCAGCGCACGGGGTGGGGCAAGTCCGCGGTGTACTTCATCGCGACGGCGTTGCTGCGCGGGCTGGGCGAGGGGCCGACGGTGATCGTCTCGCCGCTGCTCGCGTTGATGCGCAACCAGGTCGAGGCGGCGGCGCGGGCGGGCGTGCACGCGATGACCATCAACTCGGCCAACACCGACGAGTGGGAGCACGTGCAGGAGGCGGTGACGGCGGGCGACGTCGACGTCCTGCTGGTGTCGCCGGAACGGCTGAACAACCCGGACTTCCGGGACAACGTGCTGCCGTCGCTCACCGCGTCGGCCGGGCTGCTCGTGGTGGACGAGGCGCACTGCATCTCGGACTGGGGCCACGACTTCCGGCCGGACTACCGGCGGCTGCGGACGCTGCTGACCGAACTGCCCACCGGGGTGCCCGTGCTCGCGACGACGGCCACGGCGAACGACCGCGTGGTGCGCGACGTGGCCGAGCAACTGGGGCTCGGCTCGGGGTCGGACGCGCTGGTGCTGCGCGGCCCGTTGGACCGGGAAAGCCTGCGGCTGGCGGCGGTGCGGCTGCCGACGGCCGAGGCGAGGCTCGGCTGGCTCGGCGAGCGGCTGGCGAAGCTGCCGGGGTCGGGGATCATCTACACGCTCACCGTGGCCGCGGCGGACGACGTGGCGGCGTTCCTGCGGGAGCGCGGGTACGAGGTGGCGGCCTACTCGGGGCGGACGGACCCGGCGGAGCGGCAGCGGTCGGAGGAGGACCTGCTGGCGAACCGGGTGAAGGCGCTGGTGGCGACCTCCGCGCTGGGCATGGGGTTCGACAAGCCCGACCTGGGGTTCGTGGTGCACCTGGGCGCGCCGCCCTCCCCCATCGCCTACTACCAGCAGATCGGCCGTGCGGGCCGCGGTGTGGAACGGGCCGACGTCCTGCTGCTGCCGGGCCCGGAGGACAAGGACATCTGGGCGTACTTCGCGTCGATGGCGTTCCCGCCGGAACGGGTGGTGCGACAGGTCCTCGGCGCGTTGGCGGACGCCGGGCGCGTGCTGTCGACCGCCGCCCTGGAACCGATGGTCGAACTGTCGCGCAACCGGCTCGAGGTGGTGCTCAAGGTGCTCGACGTCGACGGCGCCGTGAAGCGGGTGCGCGGCGGGTGGGAGTCGACGGGCCGGGAGTGGTCCTACGACGCGGAGCGGTACGACCGCATCGGCGAGGCGCGACAGGTCGAGCAGCAGGCGATGCTCGACTACCTGAGCACCTCCGGCTGCCGGATGGAGTTCCTGCTGCGGCAGCTCGACGACCCGAGCGCGAGCCCGTGCGGGCGGTGCGACAACTGCACCGGCGAGCGGCCGTCCGCCGAGGTGTCGTCCGGTGCGGCGACGGTCGCGCGGGAACGGCTGATGCGCCCCGGTGTGGACGTGGCACCCCGCAAGCTGTGGCCGAGCGGGATGGCGGCGCTGGGCGTCCCGCTGTCGGGGAAGATCGCCGTGGGCGAGTCGGCCGACGCCGGGCGGGCGTTGGGACGGCTGACCGACATCGGGTGGGGCAACAGGCTGCGGGCGCTGTTCGCGGAGGACGACCAGCCGATCCCGGACGACGTGTTCCAGGCGTGCGTGAAGGTGCTCGGCTCGTGGGACTGGGCGGAACGGCCGGTCGGGGTGGTGACCGTGGGGTCGCGGGGCAGGCCGGCGCTGGTGGGCAGCTTCGGTGCGCGGATCTCCGAGATCGGGCGGCTGCCGCTGCTGGGGCAGGTGTGGGTCGGTGGGGCGACCCAGCGGGCGAACAGCGCGCAACGGCTCTCCGGACTGTGGAACGGGGTCCAGGCGCCGGACCTGTCCGGAGTGGACGGACCGGTGCTGCTGATCGACGACCGGATCGACACCGGGTGGACGATGACGGTCGCGGCCCGCGCGCTGCGCAAGGCGGGGGCGGGCGCCGTCCTGCCGTTCGCGTTGGCGGTGACCGCGTAG
- a CDS encoding glutamate-5-semialdehyde dehydrogenase — protein MTGPKLDAVTAELREEVHAAARRARVAAEDLVLATRERKDAALREMAAALRERSEEILKANTVDLEAGRAAGLTENMLDRLALTEQRVDGVAEGLLTVAGLADPVGEVLRGGLLPNGLEMRQVRVPLGVVGMVYEARPNVTVDAAGLALKSGNAALLRGSSSAENSNTALVAVLRDALEAVGLPRDCVQLLPCHDRASVNYLITARGLVDLVIPRGGAGLIATVVANATVPTIETGVGNVHVYVDAAADLDDAEAIVLNSKTRRTSVCNSAESLLVHADIADVFVPRIAEALHAAGVTVHADPVFASLSGTEVVPATDEDWDTEYLSLDIAAKVVGTLDEAIAHINEHGTGHTEAIVTSDVKAARRFTTRVDAAAVMVNASTGFTDGAEFGMGAEIGISTQKLHARGPMGLAELTSTKWVVWGEGHVRPTS, from the coding sequence CTGACTGGACCTAAGCTGGACGCCGTGACCGCTGAACTGCGCGAAGAGGTGCACGCCGCCGCCCGCCGGGCCCGTGTCGCCGCCGAGGACCTGGTGCTGGCGACCCGCGAGCGCAAGGACGCGGCGCTGCGCGAGATGGCCGCGGCGTTGCGCGAGAGGTCCGAGGAGATCCTCAAGGCGAACACCGTCGACCTGGAGGCCGGTCGCGCCGCCGGGTTGACGGAGAACATGCTCGACCGCCTGGCCCTGACCGAGCAGCGCGTCGACGGCGTCGCCGAGGGCCTGCTGACCGTGGCGGGCCTGGCCGACCCGGTGGGCGAGGTGCTGCGCGGCGGCCTGCTGCCCAACGGCCTGGAGATGCGCCAGGTGCGCGTCCCGCTCGGTGTGGTCGGCATGGTCTACGAGGCCCGTCCGAACGTGACCGTCGACGCGGCGGGCCTGGCGCTGAAGTCCGGCAACGCGGCGCTGCTGCGCGGGTCGTCGTCGGCGGAGAACTCCAACACCGCGCTGGTTGCCGTGCTGCGCGACGCGCTGGAGGCGGTTGGGCTGCCGAGGGACTGCGTGCAGCTGCTGCCGTGCCACGACCGCGCGTCGGTCAACTACCTGATCACCGCGCGCGGCCTGGTGGACCTGGTGATCCCGCGCGGTGGCGCGGGCCTGATCGCCACCGTCGTCGCGAACGCCACCGTGCCCACGATCGAGACCGGCGTCGGCAACGTGCACGTGTACGTGGACGCCGCGGCTGACCTCGACGACGCCGAGGCGATCGTCCTCAACTCCAAGACCCGCCGCACCAGCGTGTGCAACTCCGCGGAGTCCCTGCTGGTGCACGCGGACATCGCGGACGTGTTCGTGCCGCGCATCGCCGAGGCGCTGCACGCCGCCGGCGTCACCGTGCACGCGGACCCGGTGTTCGCGAGCCTGTCCGGCACCGAGGTGGTGCCCGCGACGGACGAGGACTGGGACACCGAGTACCTGTCCCTGGACATCGCGGCCAAGGTCGTCGGCACGCTCGACGAGGCCATCGCGCACATCAACGAGCACGGCACCGGCCACACCGAGGCCATCGTGACCTCCGACGTGAAGGCCGCCCGCCGGTTCACCACGCGGGTGGACGCGGCGGCGGTGATGGTGAACGCCTCGACCGGGTTCACCGACGGCGCCGAGTTCGGCATGGGCGCGGAGATCGGCATCTCCACCCAGAAGCTGCACGCCCGCGGCCCGATGGGACTGGCCGAGCTCACCTCGACCAAGTGGGTCGTCTGGGGCGAGGGGCACGTCCGGCCGACGTCGTGA
- the nadD gene encoding nicotinate-nucleotide adenylyltransferase, whose product MSNRRRLGVMGGTFDPVHHGHLVAASEVQARFDLDEVIFVPTGEPWQKTSRVVSASEDRYLMTVIATASNPRFSVSRVDIDRDGPTYTVDTLADLKAAHPDADLFFITGADALEQIVSWRRAADVFHLAHFIGVTRPGYELDGQHLPDGSVSLVEVPAMAISSTACRARTASGMPVWYLVPDGVVQYISKRGLYSVPD is encoded by the coding sequence ATGTCGAACCGGCGCAGACTCGGGGTCATGGGCGGCACCTTCGACCCGGTCCACCACGGCCACCTGGTCGCGGCGAGCGAGGTGCAGGCGAGGTTCGACCTCGACGAGGTCATCTTCGTCCCCACCGGCGAACCGTGGCAGAAGACGTCCCGCGTGGTCAGCGCGTCGGAGGACCGCTACCTGATGACGGTCATCGCGACCGCGTCGAACCCGCGGTTCTCCGTCAGCAGGGTCGACATCGACCGCGACGGGCCCACGTACACGGTGGACACCCTCGCCGACCTGAAGGCCGCGCACCCGGACGCCGACCTGTTCTTCATCACCGGCGCGGACGCGCTGGAGCAGATCGTGTCCTGGCGGCGGGCGGCCGACGTGTTCCACCTCGCCCACTTCATCGGCGTCACCCGACCGGGTTACGAACTCGACGGCCAGCACCTGCCGGACGGGTCCGTCTCCCTCGTGGAAGTGCCCGCCATGGCCATCTCCTCGACCGCCTGCCGGGCGCGCACGGCCTCCGGCATGCCCGTCTGGTACCTCGTCCCGGACGGTGTCGTGCAGTACATCTCCAAGCGCGGGCTCTACTCGGTGCCGGACTAG
- a CDS encoding cytochrome P450, whose translation MTTTSDPFSEADRLRLDPTYLRLQETEPVSWVRMPFGGEGWLATGYQEVRTVLADPRFSRWATVGNDVPRTSPVLENPNILSMDPPEHGRLRKLVAKAFTARRIEQLGVRAQEVVDAALDRIEAQGAPADLVPLLTTPLPITIICDLLGVPRRERGEFQAWSDVLLGFGAFGAEEIGAAFAGLQEYIAGMVAQRRRTPSDDMLGVLVQAHDDGDRLSEEELVVFGVTLLVAGHETTANLLGNAICTLFEHPTLLRSLVDDSDLLRPAVEELARVIPLAAMVALPRVVLEDVELGGVTARAGQTVLVSMAAANRDPSVFDAPGEIDFRRGSNPHLAFGHGVHHCLGAPLARMELQVAIGTLFRRFPTLELTVPVEDVEFKRGRLVRSPLALPVKW comes from the coding sequence ATGACCACGACGTCCGACCCCTTCAGCGAGGCCGACCGGTTGCGCCTCGACCCGACCTACCTGCGGCTCCAGGAGACCGAGCCGGTGTCCTGGGTGCGCATGCCCTTCGGCGGCGAGGGCTGGCTCGCCACCGGCTACCAGGAGGTCAGGACGGTCCTGGCCGACCCGAGGTTCAGCCGCTGGGCGACGGTCGGCAACGACGTGCCGCGGACCTCGCCGGTGCTGGAGAACCCCAACATCCTGTCGATGGACCCGCCGGAGCACGGCAGGCTGCGCAAGCTGGTCGCGAAGGCGTTCACCGCCCGCCGGATCGAGCAGCTGGGGGTCCGCGCGCAGGAGGTCGTGGACGCGGCGCTGGACCGGATCGAGGCGCAGGGGGCGCCCGCGGACCTCGTCCCGCTGCTGACCACGCCGCTGCCGATCACGATCATCTGCGACCTGCTGGGGGTGCCGCGGCGGGAGCGGGGCGAGTTCCAGGCCTGGAGCGACGTGCTGCTCGGCTTCGGGGCGTTCGGCGCCGAGGAGATCGGGGCCGCGTTCGCTGGCCTCCAGGAGTACATCGCGGGCATGGTCGCGCAACGGCGGCGCACGCCTTCCGACGACATGCTCGGCGTCCTCGTGCAGGCGCACGACGACGGGGATCGGCTCAGCGAGGAGGAGTTGGTCGTCTTCGGCGTGACGCTGCTGGTCGCGGGGCACGAGACGACCGCGAACCTGCTGGGCAACGCGATCTGCACGCTGTTCGAGCACCCCACGCTGCTCAGGTCGCTCGTCGACGACTCCGACCTGCTGCGGCCCGCCGTCGAGGAGCTCGCGCGGGTGATCCCGCTGGCTGCGATGGTCGCGCTGCCGAGGGTGGTGCTGGAGGACGTGGAACTCGGCGGCGTCACGGCGCGCGCGGGCCAGACCGTGCTGGTCAGCATGGCCGCGGCCAACCGCGACCCGTCCGTCTTCGACGCTCCCGGTGAGATCGACTTCCGGCGCGGGTCGAACCCGCACCTCGCCTTCGGGCACGGGGTGCACCACTGCCTGGGCGCGCCGCTGGCCCGGATGGAGCTGCAGGTGGCCATCGGCACGCTCTTCCGCCGGTTCCCGACGCTGGAGCTGACCGTGCCCGTCGAGGACGTCGAGTTCAAGCGCGGACGGTTGGTCCGCAGCCCGTTGGCGCTGCCGGTGAAGTGGTAG
- the octT gene encoding diglucosylglycerate octanoyltransferase, whose translation MRLLVLADSLAFHGPDGPLPADHPGLWPNLAAKALGGHAELAAGFGWTARDAWWSLTGDPRVWSLLPRTDVLVLAVGHMDTLPSPLPTYLRQGLRYLRPDGLRRWARTGYKAAQPALARLLGGYPVALPPHLTVRYLDDSVRAVHALEPGILPFGMVPSVHRAAAYGGVHTGRPAAARAVREWGARTGVPLLDVAAVVGDHVRSGRGNPDGMHWGWEGHELMGSAMADLIRSVAVSHTTG comes from the coding sequence TTGAGGCTGCTGGTCCTCGCCGACTCGTTGGCGTTCCACGGTCCCGACGGCCCGCTGCCCGCCGACCACCCCGGCCTGTGGCCGAACCTCGCCGCCAAGGCGCTGGGCGGGCACGCGGAACTCGCGGCCGGGTTCGGGTGGACCGCGCGGGACGCCTGGTGGTCGCTGACGGGCGACCCCCGCGTGTGGTCGCTGCTGCCGCGCACGGACGTCCTCGTGCTCGCGGTGGGGCACATGGACACGCTGCCCTCACCCCTGCCGACGTACCTGCGGCAGGGGTTGCGGTACCTGCGGCCCGACGGTCTGCGCCGGTGGGCGCGGACGGGCTACAAGGCCGCCCAGCCCGCGTTGGCACGGCTCCTGGGCGGCTACCCGGTCGCCCTGCCGCCGCACCTGACCGTGCGGTACCTCGACGACTCCGTGCGCGCCGTGCACGCTTTGGAGCCGGGCATCCTCCCGTTCGGGATGGTGCCCTCGGTGCACCGCGCCGCCGCGTACGGCGGTGTCCACACAGGCCGTCCCGCCGCGGCGCGCGCCGTGCGGGAGTGGGGCGCGCGTACGGGCGTGCCGTTGCTGGACGTCGCCGCGGTGGTCGGTGACCACGTGCGGTCGGGGCGCGGCAACCCCGACGGCATGCACTGGGGGTGGGAGGGCCACGAGCTGATGGGTTCCGCGATGGCGGATCTCATCAGGTCCGTGGCGGTCAGCCACACGACCGGGTGA
- a CDS encoding histidine phosphatase family protein — protein MTLNRLVLWRHGETDYNATGRWQGHLDSALTETGWNQARFAVPVLTRFAPELVVASDLRRATNTATVFTDAVGIPLRIDERLRETNLGKWQGLTSEEVDVEWPGSIDQWRADPTVAPPDGESRIEVADRAAEVVAEVDREFSGTVMLCAHGGLITALTGRLLDLPVESWSLFGGIGNCHWTVFTRRPGGDGRWRLSSYNAGTTR, from the coding sequence ATGACCTTGAACCGGCTCGTGCTGTGGCGGCACGGTGAGACGGACTACAACGCCACGGGACGCTGGCAGGGCCACCTCGACTCGGCGTTGACCGAGACGGGGTGGAACCAGGCCAGGTTCGCGGTGCCCGTACTCACGAGGTTCGCCCCCGAGCTGGTGGTCGCGTCCGATCTGCGGCGGGCGACGAACACCGCGACGGTGTTCACCGACGCCGTCGGCATCCCGCTGCGGATCGACGAACGGCTGCGTGAGACGAACCTGGGCAAGTGGCAGGGGCTCACCAGCGAGGAGGTCGACGTCGAGTGGCCGGGCTCGATCGACCAGTGGCGCGCCGACCCCACGGTCGCGCCACCGGACGGCGAGTCCCGGATCGAGGTCGCGGACCGCGCGGCCGAGGTCGTGGCCGAGGTCGACCGCGAGTTCTCCGGCACCGTGATGCTCTGCGCGCACGGCGGCCTGATCACCGCGTTGACCGGCAGGCTCCTGGACCTGCCGGTCGAGTCCTGGTCGCTGTTCGGCGGCATCGGCAACTGCCACTGGACGGTGTTCACCCGCAGGCCGGGTGGCGACGGCCGGTGGCGGCTGTCGTCCTACAACGCCGGAACCACTCGTTGA
- a CDS encoding TetR family transcriptional regulator, with translation MTAEPRRRDSAATRAALLDAATSLFAERGFEHATVRDIAARAGVNQALLFRYFGSKDALYASVMAGQGRELLEGDSAGRLLEGVLRRLLEKGPRQADHLLFTALQSGGVDNAAAGIREELGDDYVRALSTLTDAGNGELRAELVLGWVVGISMLRASAHRDVLRTADTEEVVRLVLDAAATLLERIER, from the coding sequence GTGACCGCCGAACCGCGCCGCCGCGACTCGGCGGCGACTCGTGCCGCCCTGCTGGACGCCGCGACGTCGTTGTTCGCCGAGCGCGGGTTCGAGCACGCGACGGTGCGCGACATCGCCGCGCGCGCCGGCGTGAACCAGGCGCTGCTGTTCCGGTACTTCGGCAGCAAGGACGCCCTGTACGCCTCCGTCATGGCGGGGCAGGGGCGCGAACTGCTGGAGGGCGACTCCGCCGGGCGGCTGCTGGAGGGCGTGCTGCGGCGGCTGCTGGAGAAGGGGCCGCGGCAGGCCGACCACCTGCTGTTCACCGCGTTGCAGTCCGGCGGCGTGGACAACGCCGCCGCCGGGATCCGCGAGGAGCTGGGCGACGACTACGTGCGCGCCCTGAGCACGTTGACCGACGCCGGGAACGGCGAGCTGCGGGCCGAGCTGGTGCTGGGGTGGGTGGTCGGCATCAGCATGCTGCGGGCGAGCGCGCACCGGGACGTCCTGCGCACCGCGGACACCGAGGAGGTCGTGCGCCTCGTGCTGGACGCGGCGGCCACGTTGTTGGAGCGCATCGAGCGGTAG
- a CDS encoding cytochrome P450, which yields MTTSQEPRSYPFSEAVRLDLDPTYAELRETNPVSRVRLPYGGDAWLVTKYDDVKAVMGDLRFSRAAVLGRDVPRASPAITNRPSILSTDPPEHGRLRKLVAKGFTMRRVEQLRERAQVLVDGLLDDVEAKGAPADLVEALNMPLPITIICELLGVPYEDRDQFRNWSDRALAITAFTPEEITEAFEDLQTYIAGLVAERRKSPTEDVLGTLVTARDEGDRLSEEELVNFGVTLLVAGHETTANQLGNFIYTLLTNPERLAELRADPELLPAAVEELLRITPLGGSAGFPRIAVEDVELSGVTIKAGDAVFVGQAGNRDPAMFERPGEIDFHRENNAHVAFGHGVHHCIGAPLARMELQVGIGSLLRRFPSLELAVPADEVPFRKGRLVRGPQELLVRW from the coding sequence ATGACGACGAGTCAAGAGCCGAGGAGCTACCCCTTCAGCGAGGCCGTCCGGTTGGATCTCGACCCGACCTACGCCGAGCTGCGCGAGACGAACCCCGTGTCGAGGGTCCGGCTGCCCTACGGCGGTGACGCTTGGCTGGTCACCAAGTACGACGACGTGAAGGCCGTGATGGGCGACCTGCGCTTCAGCCGGGCCGCGGTGCTCGGCCGCGACGTGCCCAGGGCGTCGCCCGCGATCACGAACCGGCCGTCGATCCTGAGCACGGACCCGCCGGAGCACGGCAGGCTGCGCAAGCTGGTGGCCAAGGGCTTCACCATGCGCCGCGTCGAGCAGTTGCGGGAGCGAGCCCAGGTCCTCGTGGACGGCCTGCTGGACGACGTGGAGGCGAAGGGTGCGCCCGCCGACCTCGTCGAGGCGCTGAACATGCCGCTGCCGATCACGATCATCTGCGAGCTGCTCGGCGTTCCGTACGAGGACCGCGACCAGTTCCGGAACTGGTCGGACCGCGCGCTCGCGATCACCGCGTTCACGCCGGAGGAGATCACCGAGGCCTTCGAGGACCTCCAGACCTACATCGCCGGGCTGGTGGCCGAACGGCGCAAGTCGCCGACCGAGGACGTCCTGGGCACGCTCGTGACGGCCCGCGACGAAGGCGACCGGCTGTCCGAGGAGGAGTTGGTCAACTTCGGCGTGACCCTGCTGGTCGCCGGGCACGAGACCACCGCCAACCAGCTCGGCAACTTCATCTACACGCTGCTCACCAACCCCGAGCGGCTGGCCGAGCTGCGCGCGGACCCCGAGCTGCTCCCGGCCGCGGTGGAGGAACTGCTGCGCATCACGCCCCTCGGCGGTTCCGCGGGCTTCCCCCGGATCGCGGTCGAGGACGTCGAGCTGAGCGGCGTGACGATCAAGGCGGGCGACGCGGTGTTCGTCGGCCAGGCGGGCAACCGCGACCCCGCGATGTTCGAGCGTCCGGGGGAGATCGACTTCCACCGGGAGAACAACGCCCACGTGGCGTTCGGGCACGGCGTGCACCACTGCATCGGCGCCCCGCTGGCCCGGATGGAGCTGCAGGTCGGGATCGGCTCGCTGCTGCGCCGGTTCCCCTCGTTGGAACTCGCCGTGCCCGCCGACGAGGTGCCGTTCCGCAAGGGCAGGCTGGTGCGCGGTCCGCAGGAACTCCTGGTGAGGTGGTAG
- a CDS encoding DegV family protein, with the protein MPTTVVTDSTAYLPEGFAERHHIRVVPLHVAVDGRSTLDGVDFGPAELAAALGEHRRVTTSRPTPGELAEVYRAVLDEGAESVVSVHLSRELSGTWEAARLAAEEVDPARIRVVDSRATGMGLGFAVLSACAASAAGGSAEAVEAAATGVAKRLRAYFCVETLDHLRRGGRIGTTAALVGTALAVKPLLHVEDGRIVPLEKVRTMSRAIGRLVDLAALAAGHGPVGLAVHHLAAPERAAELATRLDERIPGSSGCLISEVGAVIGAHTGPGVLGVVVLPGDV; encoded by the coding sequence GTGCCCACCACCGTTGTCACCGACTCGACGGCGTACCTGCCGGAGGGGTTCGCCGAGCGCCACCACATCCGGGTGGTGCCGTTGCACGTGGCGGTGGACGGCCGCAGCACGTTGGACGGTGTCGACTTCGGACCGGCGGAGCTGGCCGCGGCCCTCGGGGAGCATCGCCGGGTGACCACGTCGCGCCCCACTCCCGGTGAGTTGGCGGAGGTCTACCGGGCCGTGCTGGACGAGGGCGCCGAGTCGGTCGTCTCGGTGCACCTGTCCCGTGAGCTGTCGGGCACCTGGGAGGCCGCGCGGCTCGCGGCCGAGGAGGTGGACCCCGCTCGCATCCGCGTCGTGGACTCGCGCGCGACCGGCATGGGGCTCGGGTTCGCCGTGCTGTCCGCGTGCGCCGCGTCGGCGGCCGGGGGCTCCGCGGAAGCGGTGGAAGCCGCGGCCACGGGGGTCGCCAAGCGCTTGCGGGCGTACTTCTGCGTGGAGACGCTGGACCACCTCCGCCGTGGTGGCCGGATCGGCACGACCGCCGCGCTGGTCGGCACGGCGCTGGCCGTGAAACCCCTGCTGCACGTCGAGGACGGTCGCATCGTGCCGTTGGAGAAGGTGCGCACGATGAGCCGCGCGATCGGCAGGCTGGTCGACCTGGCGGCGTTGGCGGCCGGGCACGGGCCGGTCGGGCTGGCGGTGCACCACCTGGCCGCGCCCGAGCGGGCGGCCGAGTTGGCGACCAGGTTGGACGAACGGATCCCCGGCTCGTCGGGGTGCCTGATCTCCGAGGTGGGGGCCGTGATCGGGGCGCACACCGGGCCCGGTGTGCTCGGTGTCGTGGTCCTGCCGGGCGACGTCTGA
- a CDS encoding ferredoxin gives MAKWQVQVDREACIGTGMCASSAAAYFRLENGKVTAVRDSIEPDELVTDAAESCPMEAILVRDGDGVVIAPEP, from the coding sequence ATGGCGAAGTGGCAGGTCCAGGTCGACCGCGAGGCGTGCATCGGCACCGGGATGTGCGCGTCCAGCGCGGCGGCGTACTTCCGGCTGGAGAACGGCAAGGTGACCGCCGTGCGGGACTCCATCGAGCCCGACGAACTCGTCACGGACGCCGCGGAGTCCTGCCCGATGGAGGCGATCCTGGTGCGCGACGGTGACGGAGTGGTGATCGCTCCGGAACCGTGA
- the rsfS gene encoding ribosome silencing factor, translated as MAATDEARRLALVAASAADEKKAHDVIVLDVSDQLVITDCFVIASAPNERLVGAIVDNIEDKMREAGRKPVRREGAREGRWVLLDFVDVVVHVQHVEERSFYGLERLWKDCPQIEFEGSADAPAEDETAEA; from the coding sequence GTGGCAGCCACCGACGAGGCACGACGGTTGGCGCTGGTCGCCGCTAGCGCGGCGGACGAGAAGAAGGCGCACGATGTGATCGTGCTCGACGTGTCCGACCAGCTGGTGATCACGGACTGCTTCGTGATCGCCTCCGCTCCCAACGAGCGGTTGGTCGGCGCGATCGTGGACAACATCGAGGACAAGATGCGGGAAGCCGGCCGCAAGCCGGTGCGCCGCGAAGGAGCCCGCGAGGGCCGATGGGTGCTGCTCGACTTCGTCGACGTCGTGGTGCACGTGCAGCACGTCGAGGAGCGCAGCTTCTACGGCCTTGAACGGCTGTGGAAGGACTGCCCGCAGATCGAGTTCGAGGGGTCCGCGGACGCCCCCGCCGAGGACGAGACGGCGGAGGCGTGA
- a CDS encoding ComEA family DNA-binding protein — protein sequence MFEPRTTQAPSRVRLETLAEQAAAEPAADTGRTVVFTSADGEPDPPPPRFRWARRRAGRLVERWLPDTPPPGKRRALYAMTAAATAVVVLIAMWSQRPSPERPPDLPVAVAAVTSSPPEPVVVNVVGEVPRPGLVTVPSGARVADAITAAGGVNPGVLPQGLNLARKVVDGEQVAVGTAPVPAPAEPSPDEKLNLNTATKDQLDSLPGVGPVTAQRILDRRTKRGPFSSVDQLREIEGIGSSRLVKLRELVTT from the coding sequence ATGTTCGAACCGCGCACAACCCAAGCCCCGTCCCGAGTCCGGCTGGAAACCCTGGCCGAGCAAGCCGCCGCGGAACCAGCCGCGGACACCGGCAGGACCGTCGTGTTCACCAGCGCGGACGGCGAACCGGATCCGCCGCCGCCCAGATTCCGCTGGGCCCGCCGCAGGGCGGGCAGACTCGTGGAGCGCTGGCTCCCCGACACCCCTCCGCCGGGCAAACGCCGTGCCCTCTACGCCATGACCGCGGCCGCGACCGCCGTCGTGGTCCTCATCGCCATGTGGTCGCAACGCCCCAGCCCGGAACGCCCGCCGGACCTGCCCGTCGCGGTGGCCGCCGTCACGTCCAGCCCACCGGAACCGGTCGTGGTCAACGTCGTGGGCGAGGTCCCCAGACCCGGCCTGGTGACCGTGCCGAGCGGTGCCCGCGTGGCCGACGCCATCACGGCCGCGGGCGGCGTGAACCCCGGCGTGCTCCCCCAAGGCCTGAACCTGGCCCGCAAGGTCGTCGACGGCGAACAGGTCGCCGTCGGCACCGCACCCGTTCCCGCACCCGCCGAACCAAGCCCCGACGAGAAGCTGAACCTGAACACCGCGACCAAGGACCAGCTCGACAGCCTCCCCGGCGTAGGCCCCGTCACCGCACAACGGATCCTCGACCGGAGAACCAAACGCGGCCCGTTCAGCTCCGTCGACCAGCTCCGCGAGATCGAGGGCATCGGCAGCAGCCGCCTCGTGAAACTCCGCGAACTGGTGACCACATGA